In a genomic window of bacterium BMS3Abin11:
- the gluQ gene encoding glutamyl-Q tRNA(Asp) synthetase: MTPPAIGRFAPSPTGPLHYGSLLAAVASHLNIRSKNGTWLVRIDDLDPPREVSGASADILRTLEQYGLHWDKEVVYQSRHSELYDEALAQLTKDDLLYRCSCSRKEIAKRGENFYQGHCRKGYIPERKRFSLRIKTPDRAVTWMDLIQGQQIFNLFDSNGDFIVRRSDRLYAYHLAVVVDDAEQQITEIIRGADLLTSTPAQSYLQEVLDIQPPQYGHIPVAVNAEGTKLSKQTGAKAVSLRDPAKTLVMALRDLGQDPPDGLVASSVDEVLGWGISNWDMTGIPARLSL; encoded by the coding sequence ATGACACCCCCGGCCATTGGGCGATTCGCCCCCTCCCCTACTGGCCCTCTACACTACGGTTCGCTACTGGCCGCCGTTGCCAGCCACCTCAACATCCGTTCAAAAAATGGAACCTGGCTGGTTCGTATTGATGATCTGGACCCGCCACGGGAAGTATCCGGTGCAAGTGCAGATATCCTTCGCACCCTGGAACAATATGGCCTTCACTGGGACAAAGAGGTTGTCTATCAGAGTCGCCACAGCGAATTATACGATGAAGCATTGGCACAGCTAACAAAAGATGATCTGCTTTATCGCTGTAGCTGCAGCAGGAAGGAAATAGCGAAACGTGGCGAAAATTTTTACCAGGGTCACTGTCGAAAGGGCTATATACCTGAACGTAAACGTTTTTCGTTACGTATCAAAACACCCGATCGGGCAGTCACATGGATGGATCTGATTCAGGGCCAACAGATATTCAATCTTTTTGATTCAAATGGTGACTTCATCGTACGCCGTTCAGACAGGCTCTATGCCTATCACCTGGCAGTAGTTGTCGATGATGCAGAGCAACAGATCACTGAAATCATCCGCGGCGCCGATCTACTCACATCGACTCCGGCACAGAGTTATCTACAGGAGGTGCTGGATATCCAGCCGCCGCAATACGGTCATATACCGGTAGCCGTCAATGCAGAAGGTACAAAATTATCCAAACAGACCGGTGCCAAAGCTGTATCGCTGAGGGATCCAGCAAAGACGCTGGTTATGGCACTTCGGGATCTTGGGCAGGATCCGCCGGATGGACTGGTGGCTTCATCTGTCGATGAAGTTCTTGGGTGGGGGATTAGTAACTGGGATATGACTGGTATTCCGGCCAGACTTAGCTTGTAG
- the purC gene encoding phosphoribosylaminoimidazole-succinocarboxamide synthase, whose product MMLKTETITSLEHIASGKVREIYRIDDGRLLFVASDRLSAFDVIMPTQIPDKGHILTRVAEFWFEKTRHIIPNHLLTTNISSLSLNPAEKEWLQGRSMIVRNLKVLPVEAIVRGYLAGSGWKEYQQTQSVCDITLPAGLKMADKLPQNLFTPSTKAAAGGHDKNLSFEMLLDQIGRPRAEEIRDASLALYHFAAEFALQHGIIIADTKFEFGEDEQGRLFLIDEALTPDSSRFWPVASYQPGSSPESFDKQYIRDWLENTGWDKTAPAPAIPDDIVRQTQKKYNEALTLLTANGEQQRA is encoded by the coding sequence ATGATGCTTAAAACTGAAACCATCACCAGCCTTGAACACATTGCTAGCGGCAAAGTGAGAGAAATATATCGTATTGACGATGGGCGTCTGCTGTTTGTTGCCAGTGACCGGCTCTCTGCCTTTGATGTCATCATGCCGACGCAGATCCCTGACAAGGGGCACATACTGACCCGGGTCGCTGAATTCTGGTTTGAGAAGACCCGCCACATCATCCCCAATCATCTATTGACTACAAATATTTCCAGCCTGTCATTAAACCCGGCAGAGAAAGAATGGCTGCAGGGACGCAGCATGATAGTCAGAAACCTGAAAGTACTGCCTGTTGAAGCCATCGTCCGTGGATACCTGGCGGGCTCAGGCTGGAAGGAGTATCAGCAGACACAAAGTGTCTGTGATATTACCCTGCCCGCAGGGCTGAAAATGGCGGATAAATTACCGCAAAACCTGTTTACGCCCTCAACCAAGGCCGCAGCGGGTGGGCATGACAAAAACCTCAGCTTTGAAATGCTGCTTGATCAGATCGGCCGGCCGCGTGCCGAAGAAATCAGGGACGCCAGCCTGGCACTGTATCATTTTGCAGCAGAATTTGCTCTGCAGCACGGGATTATTATTGCGGACACTAAATTTGAGTTTGGAGAGGATGAACAGGGCAGGCTTTTTCTCATTGATGAGGCGCTGACGCCGGATTCCTCCCGCTTCTGGCCAGTAGCCAGTTACCAGCCCGGCAGCAGCCCTGAAAGTTTCGACAAGCAGTACATTCGTGACTGGCTTGAGAACACAGGCTGGGATAAAACAGCCCCCGCGCCAGCCATTCCTGATGACATCGTCAGACAGACACAGAAAAAATACAATGAGGCCCTTACACTGTTGACCGCCAACGGAGAGCAACAGAGAGCATGA
- a CDS encoding thioredoxin C-1, with the protein MQMHSIKPDHPHMIDINLSEFDAKVIRQSHTMLVLVDFWADWCGPCHVLAPNLIKAVEEEQGLVLLVKIEIDKGNNMKLAGRYNVRGFPTVILFHKGEAIDRFSSARPMHFIRDFIHQHIEHDHTSQGRSPIDI; encoded by the coding sequence ATGCAGATGCATAGTATTAAACCAGACCATCCGCATATGATTGACATTAATTTGTCAGAATTTGATGCTAAAGTTATTAGACAGTCTCATACTATGCTGGTTCTGGTTGATTTCTGGGCCGACTGGTGCGGCCCCTGCCATGTTCTCGCACCGAATCTGATAAAAGCGGTAGAAGAAGAACAGGGGCTGGTGCTGCTAGTAAAAATTGAAATAGATAAAGGCAATAACATGAAGCTGGCTGGCCGCTATAATGTGCGCGGCTTTCCTACTGTCATTCTGTTTCATAAGGGTGAGGCTATTGATCGTTTCAGTAGTGCGCGACCAATGCATTTTATCCGTGATTTTATCCATCAGCACATCGAACATGACCACACCAGCCAGGGGCGTAGTCCTATAGATATTTAG
- the pyrC_2 gene encoding dihydroorotase, with protein MAELMNIHIRGGRVIDPANNIDSVKDLYIANGNIIASGDMPDGFTADKTIDAMNQIVCPGLVDLSARMREPGQEYKATLKSECAAAIAGGITTSCCPPDTTPIIDTPAMANMLTHRGREIGLTHILPLGALTNALGGETLSDMHALHQAGCVAFSNAEHAITNTMVMRRAMEYASSFDLLLILHANDPWLSDTGCMHEGEISTRLGLAGIPEAAETVIVARDLALIEQTGVRAHFARLSCARSVDLIVQARERGLKVTADVAIHHLHLTEYDVTDFNTLCRVMPPLRSERDKDSLRSAVVQGDIQAICSDHQPHERDAKLAAFSEAEPGISGLETLLPLGLKLVHEDVMGLNTLIASLSSGPAALLGIEAGSLSVGCLADICIFDPREEWLLDSTKLLSKGRNTPFKRWPLKGRVSTTLLAGSIVYSRT; from the coding sequence ATGGCTGAGCTGATGAATATACATATCCGGGGTGGGCGAGTCATTGATCCTGCCAACAATATTGATAGTGTAAAGGATTTATATATTGCCAATGGCAATATCATTGCATCAGGCGATATGCCAGATGGTTTTACTGCAGATAAAACCATCGATGCCATGAATCAAATTGTTTGCCCTGGCCTGGTGGATCTCAGCGCACGCATGCGTGAACCCGGACAGGAGTACAAGGCCACACTGAAGAGCGAGTGTGCCGCAGCCATTGCCGGCGGCATAACGACCAGCTGCTGCCCGCCAGACACCACACCCATTATTGATACACCGGCGATGGCCAATATGTTGACCCATCGTGGCAGAGAAATCGGCCTGACCCATATACTTCCGCTGGGCGCTCTAACAAACGCACTCGGTGGTGAAACCCTGTCAGACATGCATGCACTGCATCAGGCGGGTTGCGTGGCATTCAGTAATGCAGAACATGCTATCACCAACACCATGGTCATGCGGCGGGCAATGGAATATGCTTCCAGCTTTGATCTACTGCTGATACTGCATGCTAACGATCCCTGGTTAAGCGATACTGGCTGCATGCACGAAGGCGAGATCAGCACCCGTCTCGGCCTGGCCGGCATACCGGAAGCAGCAGAAACCGTTATTGTCGCACGTGATCTGGCACTCATCGAACAGACTGGTGTAAGGGCTCACTTCGCTCGTCTCTCCTGTGCACGCTCAGTTGATCTTATCGTACAGGCGCGTGAGAGAGGCCTAAAGGTAACTGCTGATGTCGCCATACATCATCTGCACCTGACCGAATACGATGTCACTGACTTCAATACCCTGTGTCGGGTAATGCCACCGTTGAGATCAGAAAGAGATAAAGACAGCCTGAGGTCAGCCGTCGTGCAGGGCGATATCCAGGCAATATGCTCTGACCATCAGCCGCATGAAAGAGATGCCAAGCTTGCTGCTTTCAGCGAAGCAGAACCTGGCATTTCAGGTCTTGAGACACTACTGCCACTCGGTCTGAAACTGGTTCATGAAGATGTCATGGGCCTCAATACTCTGATCGCCAGCCTGAGTTCCGGGCCTGCCGCCCTGCTCGGCATTGAGGCCGGCAGTCTAAGCGTAGGATGCCTGGCGGATATCTGTATATTTGACCCGCGTGAGGAATGGCTGTTAGACAGCACGAAACTACTCAGCAAAGGCCGTAACACCCCGTTCAAACGCTGGCCACTGAAAGGCCGTGTCAGCACCACCTTACTCGCAGGCAGCATTGTCTATTCAAGAACTTAG
- the pyrB gene encoding aspartate carbamoyltransferase, which produces MKPHLQYTNHGKLRHFLSIEGLQKETLQQILTTADKFTQFGQREIKKLPLLRGHTVVNLFFENSSRTRTTFEIAAKRLSADVINLNPDSSSTSKGETLLDTINILEAMHTDLFIIRHAKSGVAELIARHVPDHVHIINAGDGQHAHPTQAMLDMFTIRQYKGPFSELRVAIVGDILHSRVARSQIHALNNLGVHEIRVVAPNSLLPSQIERLGVHAYNDLQQGLDGVDVVMMLRLQKERMKHAYIPSEQEYFNLYGLTTESLAAAAADAIIMHPGPINRGLEISSEVADGPQSVILPQVTNGIAVRMAVMSMILGGEGNG; this is translated from the coding sequence ATGAAGCCACATCTGCAGTACACCAACCACGGCAAACTGCGCCACTTCCTGTCTATAGAGGGCCTGCAGAAAGAAACACTGCAGCAGATACTCACCACTGCGGACAAATTCACCCAGTTTGGCCAGCGCGAGATAAAAAAGCTGCCATTGCTGCGCGGCCATACTGTCGTCAATCTATTTTTTGAGAACAGCAGCCGTACCCGTACCACCTTTGAAATTGCCGCCAAACGCCTGTCAGCAGATGTCATCAATCTAAATCCAGACAGCTCGTCAACCAGCAAGGGCGAGACTCTGCTGGATACGATTAATATTCTCGAGGCCATGCATACCGACCTGTTTATCATCCGCCATGCAAAGAGCGGCGTGGCTGAACTGATCGCCCGACATGTGCCGGATCACGTGCATATCATCAATGCCGGTGATGGCCAGCATGCACATCCGACACAGGCGATGCTGGACATGTTCACAATTCGCCAGTACAAGGGTCCGTTCAGTGAATTGCGTGTGGCGATCGTCGGCGACATCCTGCATTCACGCGTTGCGCGGTCACAAATACATGCCCTGAACAACCTCGGTGTCCACGAGATTCGGGTTGTTGCCCCCAATAGTCTGCTGCCATCACAGATAGAACGACTGGGGGTACATGCCTACAACGATCTTCAGCAGGGCCTTGACGGTGTCGATGTAGTAATGATGTTGCGCTTACAAAAAGAACGCATGAAGCATGCCTACATCCCCAGTGAACAGGAATATTTTAATCTCTATGGCCTGACAACTGAGAGCCTTGCAGCGGCGGCGGCGGATGCCATCATCATGCACCCCGGCCCCATCAATCGCGGACTGGAAATATCCTCAGAAGTAGCAGACGGCCCACAATCAGTCATCCTGCCGCAAGTCACCAATGGCATAGCTGTCAGAATGGCGGTGATGTCGATGATCCTCGGTGGAGAAGGCAATGGCTGA
- the pyrR gene encoding bifunctional protein PyrR, which translates to MTKKIDVEVSALLDKLANDLTPLLAIHPVIIGIHTGGSWLAEILHERLAIKEPCGSLDISFYRDDFSRIGLNPEVKASNIPLDISDRHILLIDDVLQTGRTVRAAMNEIFDYGRPASIRLCVLVTRNGHELPIQADYCGMTLDLRTDQQVKLVGPEKLSLVVGDLAAGNNQS; encoded by the coding sequence ATGACAAAAAAGATTGATGTCGAAGTCTCTGCACTGCTAGACAAACTGGCCAACGATCTTACTCCACTGCTTGCTATCCATCCCGTCATTATCGGCATTCATACCGGTGGTTCCTGGCTGGCAGAAATTCTACATGAGCGACTGGCCATTAAAGAACCCTGCGGCAGTCTGGACATCAGTTTCTACCGTGATGACTTCAGTCGCATTGGTCTCAACCCAGAGGTCAAAGCCTCAAACATCCCACTGGACATAAGTGACCGCCACATCCTGCTGATTGATGATGTACTGCAGACGGGGCGCACCGTACGCGCCGCCATGAACGAAATTTTTGACTATGGCCGACCCGCCTCAATCCGCCTTTGTGTACTGGTTACCAGGAATGGTCATGAACTGCCCATTCAGGCCGATTACTGCGGCATGACTCTGGATCTCAGGACGGACCAACAGGTGAAGCTGGTCGGCCCGGAAAAGCTGTCACTGGTAGTGGGAGACCTGGCAGCGGGGAACAATCAATCATGA
- the yqgF gene encoding putative Holliday junction resolvase yields the protein MNSATYLGFDYGTKRIGIAVGNTVSVSATALDTIQVRNGQPDWGHISRLITEWQPDALVVGWPIQMDNGDNPVTPRARRFGNQLDGRYSLPVHHVDERLSTHMALSEIREAGYNSRRSSGLVDSYAAREILQTFLNGLVGNDKKD from the coding sequence ATGAATTCAGCCACCTACCTTGGCTTCGACTACGGCACCAAACGAATCGGCATAGCCGTTGGCAATACGGTATCGGTCAGTGCCACAGCACTCGACACTATTCAGGTTAGAAATGGCCAGCCGGACTGGGGACATATCTCACGACTGATTACCGAATGGCAACCGGATGCCTTAGTCGTCGGCTGGCCAATCCAGATGGATAACGGTGACAACCCGGTGACACCCAGGGCGCGACGATTCGGCAACCAGCTAGACGGCCGTTACAGCCTGCCGGTACATCATGTTGATGAAAGACTGAGCACGCACATGGCACTATCTGAAATACGCGAGGCAGGCTATAATAGCCGGCGCTCCAGTGGTCTGGTTGACAGCTATGCGGCCAGAGAGATACTGCAAACCTTCTTGAATGGACTGGTTGGGAATGACAAAAAAGATTGA
- a CDS encoding gram-negative bacterial tonB protein, with amino-acid sequence MSYAELFSVQDNNNDLGITLVGAALLHIVLILGLTFSLPKNPASDALPQLEITLVQAHTKEEPDEADFLANASQQGGGDSDQPLRATSPLPGTSTNKKSVPIFRPASIANEDIISRTDKVLVADSKKQKTISQPLKNKKKKTLEQRPLIGLPEQMNLDNERERLLAEISLQQQNYQKRPRKKFLTARTREYKYASYMDAWRAKVERIGNLNYPEEAKRRNLTGSLILDVAILPDGRLDSINIRRSSRHKALDDAAIRIVRLAAPFSPFPKNFRDDVDIIHITRTWKFQHGDRLTSR; translated from the coding sequence ATGAGCTACGCCGAACTATTCAGTGTCCAGGACAACAACAATGATCTTGGCATCACCCTGGTTGGTGCAGCACTGCTACATATAGTGCTGATACTCGGGCTAACTTTCTCATTGCCTAAAAATCCAGCCAGTGATGCCCTGCCTCAGCTTGAAATCACACTGGTGCAGGCACATACAAAGGAAGAACCCGACGAAGCGGATTTCCTTGCCAATGCCAGCCAGCAGGGTGGTGGCGACAGCGACCAGCCTCTGCGTGCAACCAGCCCACTTCCCGGGACGTCTACAAATAAAAAATCAGTACCCATTTTTCGCCCTGCGAGTATTGCCAATGAAGACATTATCTCCCGCACTGACAAGGTACTGGTGGCTGATTCAAAAAAACAGAAAACCATTTCTCAACCACTAAAAAACAAGAAAAAGAAAACACTGGAACAGAGACCATTAATAGGCTTGCCCGAGCAGATGAATCTGGACAACGAACGGGAACGTTTGCTGGCTGAAATATCCCTGCAGCAGCAGAACTATCAAAAACGACCACGTAAAAAATTTCTGACTGCGCGTACGCGTGAGTATAAATATGCATCGTATATGGATGCCTGGCGTGCCAAGGTCGAGCGTATCGGTAACCTGAATTACCCTGAAGAAGCGAAACGTCGAAACCTGACCGGCAGCCTGATTCTGGATGTTGCCATCCTGCCTGATGGCAGACTGGACAGCATTAATATCCGGCGCAGTTCGCGTCACAAGGCGTTAGATGATGCGGCGATTCGTATTGTCCGTCTGGCCGCACCCTTTTCCCCCTTCCCGAAGAATTTTCGTGATGATGTGGATATCATCCACATCACTCGTACCTGGAAATTCCAGCATGGAGACCGGTTGACCAGCCGTTGA